CAGGGGTGGatggtatttcaaataccgtccaccatTGGTGGCTCGTCGCATGAAACGCCGCGGCTGCttcacgccgccgctcgccggggtGTCGCCGCACCCCGGCCGTCCCTGGCGACCCTCCCCACGATCTTTGCAGCGTCGTTCCGCGGCATCTTGAACGCAACGATGGTGCAAGGCTCGCAGGAAAATCGAAGGCCTCTTCCTCTGCTTcatgccgctcgccggccgtggCTGGCCGGGGGCCCGGGGCAGCGCCGCGTTCCGGCCATATCCTGCGTCTCTCTTCGTCGCCTCTTCCCCCTTATCTCTCTGCCTCGCAAATCAGACCGACGGTGCAAGGCTTCTCCGCAGAAGGTGCAAGGCAATTAGCTCACACATATCATCTCTCCGCCTCGCAAATTAAAGGGCATCGACAAATTGCCAATTGGACCCACCAGTGTTTGTCTTCCCTGCACACAGATTACAGAGCTCCCCCGATGGCACGCCCTGCTCGCAGGAGCCGCGCCCGCGTTGCGGACAGGCTCGTGGCTAGCTGCTGCCGATTCCACGCGCGCGGGCAGCTTCCGGTCGCCTTCCTGTTCAGGCGGCGCGTCCAGTGAGCGCGACGAGCGGCACCGGGGCAAGCACCGGGCCTCGCCGGACGCCGGTGCGGCGTTTCGACGAACATTTCTGGCCGCGCTCGCACGACCCCGCCGGCCGTCATCGCCACCGAAGCGAGCCAGCCGCTGCTTCTCCCGTCTTCCGAGCCACGACCCACCGCGGCCACCGGCAAGCTGCCGCTAGCCCCTAACGAGGAAGAAGCCCCCTGCGACGCGCGCAATCTATGCTGCCCACGTCGCATCGGACGGACCgtaggaggccaggggtggacggtatttgaaataccgtccacccggtcCGTATCGCAAAATCACCTTCCACCTTTGGGGCGTCCTCCTCCGAGTCCcgtcggagcgccgccgcgcccaggaCCTCCCTCGCTTCCGTCCACTTCCTCGTGAGCGTCTGGAAGCCTCGCCCACCTGCATCTAGCCACCGCCACGCTAGCTCCTGGAGGCGGAGGGGGCGACCTCGATCGACCGGGAGCTGGGCGCCGCGGACGCCGCGAAGGCCGACATGGCAGCCGTGGCGCACGCGGCACGCACAATGCTCTCTCAAGACGCCAGCAGCCGGAGATGCGCCGCCTCGAGTCCCGTCCGTCAGCAGCCGTCTGTCTGAAGTGTGAACAACACTCCCGGTGTGCTCATCCtctcgccgtcctcgccgcgcgTGCGCAGCCACCAGGGGCCACGCGTGTCCGCCCCTGTTGAAGACGGCAAGACGCAGGCGCAAGGAACATCGCCTTGCCTCCTCCTCGAAGGGTTGCAAGGCGAGAACGATGGCGGAAGCGGAACGTGCGTGCCCTGTTGCCGTGCATCTCTTGGTACGTCGTCGCTTTTGAACAAGGAAAGTGATGACACAACTTCAAATTCAATTGGTGAGGCTCATTGTATCTTCACGCCGAGTTGACAAATTCGTGTTCATAAAAGTCGCGCTGGAATGTGTTGATTAACACTCCCTGGAATGGTTTTACTGAAcaattaattaattttaaaataGAAGAATGATGGGACACATCTCTACCTCTATAAATCCaactaactttttttttctacgTCCACCACAATAATTGTAATATCATGCATTATACTTACAATTAAGACAAGCAATACATTAGGAGAAAATATTGCCGTAGCATTAGCACGGACAATATACTAGTCTAGACCGATTTGTGTCCTCTTTTGCCTCCACAAGACGATAATTAGGAACGTGTAGACTGGCCGGCTacctccttttctttccttttcccctattttatatttttccttttcaCTTCCAtcattttttctattttgcCACCTATAGTTTTCTTCATCGTATTTACTTAAAATAGATTTATTCATATGGATATGTATTTAACCTCTTGTGTCTTCCTAAACAAAGTTTTTCATGTGTTTGAATTAACAATTTTTGTGCAAAATTTAGCTTATGGTATTTGTTTAAATTAATACTTTTACAAGTCCTGGTTGAACGAGTTGTTTCCTAAACTTATTTTTGAACAAGTTTTATGTGTATGAGctgtcaagaaaaaaaaacaaatatagaAAGTTTTCTCTAAATAAATTATCCTCGTGAAAGTTTTGTGAACTAATGTTTTATTAAAGGGCCTACAAACCCTTTCAAAAAACTAGTTTTTTAAAACAGAAAAATTAGAGTGTTGATCTTAGTCATCAACGAAAcgcttcttttttttaaaaaaaaagagaaaaagagaggggcTTTGCTCTCCTAGCTGGGCCGCGTCAAATGACAACCTTTTTTCTTGAAATGTTGACGCCTTGTGGGCTCTATGCTATGGGCTTCAGCAGCCCATAGGAACAGAACAAAAGAGGAGATTCGGACGCGTTTCCAGCGTCGACTCCAGAAAATGACCTCCACATGCAAGGTTAGCATACTGCTAAAACAGAATAAACAGAATAATAATGCAGATGCACCGACTCATTAGTGATTTTTTAGATAACGACTGACTCATTAGTGATCGACAACTGAAGTTCATGTTGTTCATTACACGTAATACACACTTTACACTCGGTGCTGCACATGATGCGTGGTTGCAAATAATCAATATCGAATTGGGTAATTGGTCACCCTCATATCCCCTTGGTCTTTCAGGAACGGATCAGATAGCTTTGCTAATTGCTAGCTATACatagcgagagagagagagaaacttGTTCTCTGTGTACGTTTCCCCATAAAGAAAACGCCCGGGAGCTTTTACGTGTCGTCGGCCGAGGCGCCGgcagctgccgctgctgcaaAGTGGGCGTACGGTAGAGGTTGCTCCGTCCTTATCCAGCAGCACCAGGCCACCACCGCTACACGACGATCACagctctctctctagctctGGTAGAAAGAAGGCGTGCGGCGGCAGTAGAGGGTTAGCGAATCTCGTCTACCAGAGCGTgcacgccacggcggcggcggcgtcgtcgacGACCACGCCGTCGAGGTTCCACAGGCTGCCCCACGTGGCGCCGTCCTCCTCGCCGGACCCGTACTCGTCGCTGGCCGTGGAGCCGCAGCAgctgccggtgccgccgcccTGGTGAACGGCGCCGTGGAGGAGGGCGCAGGACATGGGGCACATGAAGTCCATGGCGTCGTGCATGATCAGGTCCTCATCGTGGTggtgcccggcggcggcggcttcggctgccaccgccggcgacgacggcgccgcgcACGCGTCGTCGACCACCGCGCTGCCACGGTCGTCCTCGTCGGCCGTGGTCCCggtgcgcgcgccgccgccgtcctggttCTCGTCCTTGGCGACGACCTGCCCGGCGGCCAGCTGcaacagctgctgctgctgctgctgctggctctgCATCTCCTGCCGCTGCTTGAGGAACCGCGCCCTCGCGCGCTCGATGTTCTTGGACGGCTTCCCCTTCTTGAAGTGCGTCCTCCAGTAGTTCTTGATCTCGTTGTCCGTCCTGCCCGGCAGGCTGCGTGCGATCGTCGACCACCTGCTCACGATACACGCGGCAAGCAAAGAATAATTTTCAGCACATCAACACAAAACCTTGTTTAGATGATGAACTTTGTTTATTTCATGTTCAGTGCACAATATCTAATAAAGGCACGGCGCCTGATTGGTGTGCTAATTTACTATACCTGTTTCCCCACAAAGCGTGGAGCTGGACTATGATGCTCTCCTCCTGGGGCGTGATCTTGCCTCGCTTCAGATCTGGTCTCAGGTAGTTAACCCACCGCAGCCTGCAGCTCTTGCCACTCCTCTTCAGACCTGCAGCAGCTCGAAAAGGCCAAAAGGAGAATGGAGGATCTCAGACAAACAGCTCCAGCCATCCATGTGCACCGACAGGTGCCTGTCAATTTACTAACTTTGAGTGACGGGCTTTCATGATCTAAGTATATTATTCTAATAACCAACTCACTCGAAGGCTAACATAACATTTTTTGATAAAAAGGATTAGCAGATATAGCTGTTGTTTTCCTTGAAAATGGACTGATACGAACCCAGGTACAGTGTGGTTATGGCGATGGGCATCCAATAACAACCCGACCCTGTACTGGGCACTGAACCAGTTAAACTGAGTCGCCACTCGTCACTACTGCCATTTATACGTTCACTTTCACGTCACTGTTTTCATAAGACTTTTAAGTCTGCAACGTGTACGCGCAGGAATATAACTGAATCGAAGTATACGCATAAGATGCCTATCGTCAGATTAAGATCGTTGTAATCTGGTATCTTTTTACTAGCTATGTGCATCCACAGTTCAGATCAGTAGCCCACACCGCCGACTACGTATACATGTCTACATCTAATTATTGGCTGCTGGTTCATGGAATTGGATGGAATTCCAAAACTGGATGTATAGAACTTTGTATGTTGAATTGGTTTCGTTTGTATGTGCTCAGTGCTCACAGATAGATCAGGCTGATCCCTTGCTAAGTCGCGGGAGTGATCGAGCTGCTGAACactcgcagcagcagcaaattGCAGGGGACAAACAGCATCGTGCATGGTGGAATCCTGGGACAGCTCTGCAAGTTGCCAGATGAGGATCCTGGCGAAACACAAGCTCAAAAGTACAACACCGTACACACCGGTAGTACTGCCTGGTTGACGGCCGCCACAACTTGCCGCGAGCTCAATCATTCGCAAGTTGCAAAGTTTAGCTGCTACAGTAGCTTGTTGGTGAAAAGATCGATCGAGCCGGGGCTCGTGCTCGGGGCACCGGAAAAAAACCGCCCAATATAATTGAGATAAATTAAAGTAGATCGACCATCACCAAGAAAACTAAACTAACAAAAGGGAGCGAGGCGGCGGATTTAATTTGCTCTTGAAATCGGCAGCAGCTAGCGTACCTGTGAGCTTGGAGACGGAGTTccaccgcccctcgccgtgctgCCGGACGTGCTCGACGAGGAGCTTgtcctcctggctggtccacgGGCCCTTCCTCCACCCGTCCACCTCCTGCCGTCCCCAGCCCAGCGGCGCCCCCTCCATTGCTGGCAGCTAGCGCAACACGAAAAGCTCAGCTCGCTAGTTTTTGCCTCGAAGGGGCGCTGCGTTTCCTTGGAGATATTTGTGCGAGCAGGCCCGCGCGCGGCAGGTATAGCTCGATCGTGCGAGCGGGTGGCCGGAGGGGGAGAGCTAGCAAAGCCTTTCCCTTTGCTCGGATTCTGCCTGTCCCGCGGTTGAGTGAGGAGGAGAGGGCACGGGGCGAGTGAGCCGCTGCCGCGTATATATCGGGCACGGCCGGGGGCTCGATCTGTTCCCCCGCCTTCCCCTGTCGCTCGCCAAAGCGCCCCGCGCGTCGCTGTCAGGGGGGAATTCCATGCTCCACCACTAGCCCGGGCTGCCGAGCCGGGTTTTCCGAATTGCCCCCGGACTCCGCGGTAAATTCTTCGACCTCGGCTCGGGGCAGTGGGGCCGTGCAGTGGTGGTGGCGCCGCAAGTTACCGCGTGCTTAGTTATTTTCTTGCCCCGAAAGCGCGCCTTAGGGCCAGGTGTAAAGAGAACTAGTCTATTTTGTGAGTTGTAAAAGAGTGCCTTTGAATTTTAGATACTAAATGTGCTCTTTCTCGATCATTTACAAACCAAAGACATGAGTAATAAAGAAAAACGGCTGTCTGATGTGGAGCTGAACGATAAAAATTCTACTGTATGTGTACCCGCTGTACTGTAGTATAATATATGGCCCAACTCCTTAACGATTTTTAGTTTCGTTTTCTTTCTAGTTTAATTTCTCGGTTCAAAACAACAAGATTCGTGCCTTCATTTGAGCACCTCCACAGGGATGGCCAGCACTCGGGTTTCATCAGTCGTCTGTCCCAAGAGAGTAGTTCATATATATTCTCCATCTGGCACGAACATAAACTAACATATACCCAGGCATTAGCATACAGCTTCACTTTTGCCACCTAGCTTGGCCGCCTGATGATCTATCCTGTGTGTCCCCTGGGCGCCATCAGAAccacactacaaaacacacatCTCTTCCGTGCCGGGGCGCGGGTTCTAGAAAGCCGACGCGTGGCTAACTGCCTCTGCCAACAACTCAACAAGTGGTGCACTAGCTTCGACCAACCTGCTGCAGGTGTGGCTGCTGCAAGTGCGAACAAACTGACGCTCGATCGATGATGGCAAATCGTACTTGTAGCTAGCGACCGaccgcgacggcgccggcgatcACGGTCACGCTTTCCGACGCACAAACGGGACTAAACTAATCTCCCAGGCTAATCTGAAAGCCGTGCATCACTGCACCACGATGACACGTCTCGAGAGCGATCGGCGCGCAACGCCACGCGCGCGTGCTCCGTACCCGGTCGATTCGACGAGATTAACATTTTGGTGAGCTGGCACGCGGTTAATTTTAGAACAAAAAGCAGGGATATGATACATGTATCTGCGATCATGTCCCCTTTCTTTGGTCCAAAGAAAGGTCCCCGGACGGATCGACTCCTGTGCGGCCGATCACCTGGTCGATCTCTGTCGCCATCGGGGTGAAAAGGCCACAGATTAAGTAGTAGTACAcgacaactagcgtagctctgCCCAAGTGTAGCAGTGTGTGTCTAAATACACGTGTacctatccatctatccatATTAGCTAGCATCTAGGTGTGTAGCTAGTGATAGTGCATCACGTACACCTGCGGCGCGTGTGCCACAGAAATCTTTACTGATCGAGATCATATATTCATATCTATCGGGTCAGCAGGTCAAGTCTAGTCCGCCCAGCTTGGTTGACCGGTCAAACACATGCAGGGGTGATGGGCCTAACTCGTACAGTCGCAGTAATCGTCCGGCGCCGCCACACTGCCACTTGCTCGCTTCAAGCACTCTTGACGCCGCGAcgaagtgatgatgatgatgatctaaTTTGGGAGTTGCAGATACGTGATCTTGCTCGGCCTGAACCAGGTGGGGAGAAAGACATACGAAGCTGGCTATTAAGAAAAGTACCCTTgacaataaaaaaatctaatagCCACTCGCTTATAAACTGACCACCACTGTCCTTACGAGTAAACCGTATGAAGCTCACAGACCATAGGCACCAATAAAAATGATAGATTAGCATAACATGACCAGAAGATGTACCATGAGGACTGCACGGGGTTTTTCTGTTGATTTGTatgataaaaataatatataatatCGGCATTTATCTATTGCAGCGGCTGTGCAGgaagggtgggggggggggggggggggggagggggcacTAGCCCCTCATTCAGCTACCTTCGAACTAATTGGCATAACTGTTATGCTTGGACTAGATGGCTCCAAGGTCTAGCATACAAATCCCAGATGACAGAATTGTGATTAACTTTGATAGAGCCAATGGCAACATGCTCGTTGCAGTGCATATCAGGCTCTGCAGCCTAGCAGGCCCATAATAGGTGACAATTTGATGACGAGCTATTTCGGAGTATGTTTGGTTGAGCTGTGGCTTTTGAAAAAGTTGATGT
This sequence is a window from Panicum virgatum strain AP13 chromosome 7K, P.virgatum_v5, whole genome shotgun sequence. Protein-coding genes within it:
- the LOC120642526 gene encoding transcription factor MYB8-like, with product MEGAPLGWGRQEVDGWRKGPWTSQEDKLLVEHVRQHGEGRWNSVSKLTGLKRSGKSCRLRWVNYLRPDLKRGKITPQEESIIVQLHALWGNRWSTIARSLPGRTDNEIKNYWRTHFKKGKPSKNIERARARFLKQRQEMQSQQQQQQQLLQLAAGQVVAKDENQDGGGARTGTTADEDDRGSAVVDDACAAPSSPAVAAEAAAAGHHHDEDLIMHDAMDFMCPMSCALLHGAVHQGGGTGSCCGSTASDEYGSGEEDGATWGSLWNLDGVVVDDAAAAVACTLW